In Bacillus rossius redtenbacheri isolate Brsri chromosome 15, Brsri_v3, whole genome shotgun sequence, one genomic interval encodes:
- the LOC134539666 gene encoding uncharacterized protein LOC134539666 — MSTHLQRGEETRATSKETVRIPESCSHWAARVHSRASLQRGSTPGPHCSDGPLLGLTAARVHSWASLQRGSTPGPHCSEGPLLGLTAAMVHSWASLQRGSTPGPHCSEGPLQGLTAAMVHSWASLQRGSTPGPHCSVGPLLGLTAARIHSWASLQRGSTPGPHCSVGPLLGLTAARIHSWASLQRGSTPGPHCSVGPLLGLTAAWVHSWASLQRGSTPGPHCSEGPLLGLTAARVHSWASLQRGSTPGPHCSVGPLLGLTAAWVHSWASLQRGSTPGPHCSEGPLLGLTAAWVHSWASLK, encoded by the coding sequence CGAGGGTCCACTCCAGGGCCTCACTGCAGCGAGGGTCCACTCCTGGGCCTCACTGCAGCGATGGTCCACTCCTGGGCCTCACTGCAGCGAGGGTCCACTCCTGGGCCTCACTGCAGCGAGGGTCCACTCCTGGGCCTCACTGCAGCGAGGGTCCACTCCTGGGCCTCACTGCAGCGATGGTCCACTCCTGGGCCTCACTGCAGCGAGGGTCCACTCCTGGGCCTCACTGCAGCGAGGGTCCACTCCAGGGCCTCACTGCAGCGATGGTCCACTCCTGGGCCTCACTGCAGCGAGGGTCCACTCCTGGGCCTCACTGCAGCGTGGGTCCACTCCTGGGCCTCACTGCAGCGAGGATCCACTCCTGGGCCTCACTGCAGCGAGGGTCCACTCCTGGGCCTCACTGCAGCGTGGGTCCACTCCTGGGCCTCACTGCAGCGAGGATCCACTCCTGGGCCTCACTGCAGCGTGGGTCCACTCCTGGGCCTCACTGCAGCGTGGGTCCACTCCTGGGCCTCACTGCAGCGTGGGTCCACTCCTGGGCCTCACTGCAGCGTGGGTCCACTCCTGGGCCTCACTGCAGCGAGGGTCCACTCCTGGGCCTCACTGCAGCGAGGGTCCACTCCTGGGCCTCACTGCAGCGAGGATCCACTCCTGGGCCTCACTGCAGCGTGGGTCCACTCCTGGGCCTCACTGCAGCGTGGGTCCACTCCTGGGCCTCACTGCAGCGAGGGTCCACTCCTGGGCCTCACTGCAGCGAGGGTCCACTCCTGGGCCTCACTGCAGCGTGGGTCCACTCCTGGGCCTCACTGAAATGA